The region CTGTGTGCTCGGGCTGAGAGCATTGTTTGAGAACTGGTGTCACACGACCTTCAGATCCAACAGATGACTCAGTTCCTTCTCCACTCTCACAATCCTGAAGGAACCCGGAGTGTGGTCCGGTTCGAACTCGACCAAGATGTCAACATCGATGTCGGGTCCGAAGTGTTTCTTGGGTGCTGAAACAGAGAAAGACCCTCGGCGAATGTGATGCTCCCCCCACGGGATTGCCTACGTTCTTTTTTCGAGTCTCTAAATGGCGGGTTGTTTCTGTGCACTCTCAGAGTACTGTCGTAGGCAGTCCGAATCTCCTCAGGATTCTAAGTCTCTATACAGGGCCGTCCCGGTCAATGTGATTATAAGCAAATATCGATACCATTAATCATGATGGGAATGGGCGAGACCACAACAATCCCCCTGACGAAGGAAACTCGGGATCTTCTGAAGCGATACGGTAAGAAGGGAGAGACCTATGACGACCTGATTCGGCGTCTGTTGGAGATAGCTGAGCAGGTCGAGTTTGCCAACAGGCAGAGGCGGATTCTCATGGAAGAGGAGTTCACGCCTCTTGGCTGAGTACAAGGTCCTGCTCTCCAAGACCGCAGTGACACAGCTGAACCTGCTGGAACCGGGACAGGCCGCACGAGTCAGAGAGGTCTTACGGAGTCTGGGAACTGACCCGTTCCACAGGCGGTCTGGAACTGATATCAGACGACTCTTGACAACTGACCACCCACCACTCTTTCGGGTGCGGATTGGCGATTACAGGGCAATCTACTTCGTGGTTGGTGATGAGGTCCGTGTCACAGAGATCATCCATCGAAGTCGGGGTTACAAGTGGCTTGAGTGACCGTTGATTGTGAATTGGACGAGGCTGAACAATAGGATGAGCTGCCCGTGCACGTATGCGATCCGAGCGGCCCTCATCCCGAGCTGTCTTGCCTTCAGGTAGTATCCTTCGTCCTCTCTCGGGCAGCTTTGACAGGATGGGTGCGCTGTGGTACAACCGTGCCTCCAACTCGATATGCTCGGCCATCGACGGAGATGTGGTGACGCTGGGTGCAGTGACCAACGCCTCGCGGATTGTGAGCTACTTGGTCATCAGGGTGCTCAGGTACGACGATGTGGCGATGGTGGACCTGCGGGTGCAGGACATGGAGCTGGTGGTGGACCTGAGAGGGACGCCGCAGTGGGTGCCAGCGCCTCCGCCGGATGAGGAGGCAGTAGGAGTTGAATGCGACGGCACAAAGACCGGACTGTCGGACAATGGCTGTGGTGAGCAAGTCCTATCAGTGGAGGCGATTGGAGATGCGATACTAGGTGCAATAGAAGCCGTCTGGAATCTTGTATGCTTCTGGCCGGTGTTGTTCATCAGTCTGATTGGGGAGTACTACGGATCACTCTTCGACATTCTCGTGACTGTTGATTTCATAGGCTCGACCAAGGTGGAGAGAATGAGTATCACGGTTCTCTCCATACAAGACCAATCGGACGAAGCGATACAGTTGATGTACGCGAATGTATGGAGATTGTTCGATTTGCTTGTGTTCTCTGGTCTCGTGATCACGGCATATCTCTTGGAGAAGGGGTTGGACATGCTAAGGTATGGGTCCTTCAGTTTCCCTGTGCTTGTTGGGGGAATCCTCCTCTGGACAACTCTGTTCATAGGGTATCTTGGACTATTGAACTGGTGCTACAATGAGGGATATCAAGACGCATGGGAGAACTTCATTGCAGTATTCGTGCTGTATGTACTTCTGGTAGGAGGTCCCACAGTCGTCTACGGCCTCACGAGTTTCAGGCTCGCCTATTTGCTCATCACCAGTCCAGTGTTCTTGGCATTCGTGGCTGTCATTCTGGCGCTCGATCCACATTGGCTTAAGATGCGTGCAGGTTACAACTTACTGCTTTCAGTCATCGAGGTCTGGGCAATAATCATGTACATTGTTTATCTGGTCATATGGCTGGGGATTGCCATGCGTGATGAACCAATCGCGAGAGGATGATGCATGTTCGATGATTCAAGACTCTTCGCACTGTCAGTATTGGGGGCCGTCCTCTTGCACGCGATGCAAAGTGTGGCGTTCCGTAGACCCGAGCCCTCTCCGTTGTATTCAGTACATCGGGTATTGCTCCGGACGTTTCGCCGGAGGTTCTCAGTCTATATGACGATTATCACTGCTCCATTCGCCTGCGTAATACTGATTGATGCACTGACCTCAGCTGGAGATCTCCTTGATGCTCAGACAACCCTTCTGTACTCCTTGGGGCGTACTCTTCTCGCAGCAATGCTATCCGGTATGCTGTCATATGATAGCAACCTACGAAAGCGGTCGCCCATCGACTCCCTCCTGTTGCAAGGTCTGACCTTCTCATGTGTTGTTGAAACATATCATGTCATGAAGGGGTTGCTTGGGTCTAATCCTGCTTCCGCCCACCTGCTATCTCAAATGCAGAGAGCAGACTTCTTGGAGCAGTTCATGGAAGCAGCGGTCCAAGCACAGCTCAAGTGGGAGTGTCTCGACCAGTTCCTTTGGAGAGTGTACTTTGATAAACACGAGGTCGAATCATCGACCGGAAGACGCAGCGAAGTGCAATTAGATGAATGCGAGCAGTACTTGAACAGCAGGAACAATCTCCTCTCCAGAGGAGACGAGGCTGGAATCGCCTTCCGGAACTCGCTATCCAGATGGAGGGAGCATCAGCAGCTTCAGTAGAATGAATGGACTACTTACACCGCCCACTGTTCAGAAACCGGCGGTGGATTGCCGCAGGTTTCATCCACACAGCTCCAGGTCCTCGACCTGCAGGTCCACGATTGCCACGTCGTCGTATCGCAGCACCCGAATGACCATGTAGCTGACAATCCGCGAGGCGTTGGTCACTGCACCAAGCGTCACCACATTTCCATCGATGGCCGAGCGCTTCGAGTTGGAG is a window of Candidatus Thorarchaeota archaeon DNA encoding:
- a CDS encoding type II toxin-antitoxin system RelE/ParE family toxin; translation: MAEYKVLLSKTAVTQLNLLEPGQAARVREVLRSLGTDPFHRRSGTDIRRLLTTDHPPLFRVRIGDYRAIYFVVGDEVRVTEIIHRSRGYKWLE